The DNA segment AATGTAGTTTTCATGTATATTTAGAAAGGTCTTCCTATAAATGTATGAAATCTGCTTGAATTATGTGTTATATGtgtatatagaatttttttactGAATATAAAACATCTTTCAAAAATTTAcgaagatatttttaaatatatatatatatatatatatatatttataaaatattttgtaaactaGAGATATAAAATTCACAAAAGTTTTCCTAAAACTTTAGAAATATGTTATACATTTCAAAGAACATTCAAGTTCTGTAAgatattcataaatatatattcgtTAAAGTCTTTCTAAATACACATTCAAGAAAACAATTCTAAATTTTATGAAGAAAGTACTTTATTCATTAATATTTTCCTAAATATCCATATGATTCAAAGTCAAGAAGATACATATACATTCAAGAAGGTTTTCCtagttttataagaaaaatcgGTTCCCAGaaagaacttttaaaaaatcttagaaaaaacaaaagaaaaatatttgaaagaaaaaaatctgaaataaaataataattaaaacattttttaaagaaattgatttttatttacatatttatttatttaatatatctaTAGAAATTGTCATTTGCCTCTTTAATAAAAGGAAAATTGCACCCCATAGACACAAACTAGTCGCATCATAGgtattttcatttcttttgggttttaaaccAATTAACCCATTAAAATCTAGTTTATTCACTTATGAGTCTTGTGAGCTAACATGAGAACATAAACATGTTTTAGAGATATTTAATGCCAATACTCGAATTTAAATTAAGGaagatgatttgtttttttgttgcgTTTAAATGTAATTTCTAAGCTGGTgatgttattttatgtaatttggtGGCCTTTAAACAAAGTTCTGGACATTTGAACACAGTTTAGAAGCTGTTGACCTTCCTGAGGCTGCGGCGGTAAAATATTGTGCCGTTATTGTTGAAAAgttacttacaattattttaatcaatatagCTGGAAtctaatttttgtaattaacaAATAAAGCAAATCAATTGTGGCCCCAAGTATATGGGGATTCTGGGGAGGTGGGAGACTCGATGATTGGATCTACTTATTTAAGAGTTATTTTCACTCTAACGCAGTTTTTATGTTAGAGTGATTTACACTATAAGAcagtttatgagtttttattacACTTTAAGACAGTTATTGCTACTAAGGTAGTTTTTGTTAACTACAAGCTAACTAAACTTATTCTTCTAACAAAATGGGTCTCATAGATTtggtcttattttctttttctctttaatggCAACGAAACTTGAAGAAAGATACGAAAACAATGGTTTTAATGGCAAAAGTGGACGAAGAAGCTgagaataaaaaaagttttgttgcatttctttttatttaatccATCATCTTCTTCGGCAACAAAGTGTAACGTTTGAACTTCTCTGACCACCGTCTACGTCTTCCTCACTAGCCGCTAAATTAGGGTCAGATCTGTACTACGAACACCAAACGGCCACACCCTCTGTCATTGCTCCAGCTTTCATGTGTGAAGTGGCTGTAAATCAAAACGACCACATACTCTGTTATTGCTCGAGTAACGGCAAGCTCCTACAGCAAATCACCACTATGCTGCCTCATTTAGTCATCGAAGAATCACCTCCACCATGCTCAGATCTCCGGTCGTGGCCGTCTGGAATCCTTGTGGGTCTTCCTCTCCATCACAGAGTGAAAGCTTCATAACAACAATGGTCAAGTTTATAGTTTTTGCACGTTTGGtccttcaagattttttttttcatttttgactTTAGACTTTCAGATTTGCAGAAATGACATTTGATTTTATCCCAAATTTATTAATGTGCATTATAACCTTTGTTATATGCAACTGTAACTTTTGAAGCCATTTGATGTGTACCCTATACCACGTACACATTTTCTATTATCCATATGTACATTGATTCACATGTATGCAATGTTTTTTATTATCCATGTGTACATTGATTCACATGTACGCAATTTAACTTATACAACAATATATTGATTCATAGACCTCTCTTGTAATGATGCAGCATGTATATTTTCAGGCAAAAGACAAGTAATCACCTGTAAAAATATCATAAACATATTACTAAGGTTTTACAAAATGCACAAAAGAAATGAAACTATAACTTTTGAAGCCATTTGATGTGTACACTATACCacatacataatatttttattatccaCATGTACATTGATTCACATGTACACAAATTAACTTGTACAATAATACATGAACACCATATAATTTCACTATCCTCGTATacataaacatgaaaatatgaaactttatttaaatcatttatacCAGTCATCTATATAGCTAGTGTCCATGTGGACACCTAAAATCATTGATATTCTTTTGGAGTTTTATGTTTGCTTCTATTATGGACAACATCAATGATATTTTGTGTACAAAGTAGCATAGACAATTTATCAGtgtgaacatataaattatGGGACCAAATCAAAAGGATTTATTTTCCAATCAGGAACATCTGAGGCataaacaaaatgaaacaaaatggcATGGACCAATGTTGAAAAATCAGAATATTTGCTTGGTCTGGATTGCacaattaaaattttcaggAAATATTCGTGAACATAATAGAATTTTGAGCCAAATTTGAGAATAAACAAGATTTGGAGGATCAGATgtgaaaataatcaaaatttgacCATTGTTGCTTCAATGAAGCTTTCTCTTCGATCTGCGACTAAAGTGACAACGATTCCAACGTCCACAACTCTGGTCCCGAGCATGACGACCATGGCGAGGAGGAGACGATTTGAACTTGACGCGGAATGGAACTTAGGGTTTGAGGTTGCCGACAATGGAATTTCCGTTGGAGAAGAAACGACAATTGTTCGTTGGAGAAGAAATCACAAGGTTTTTTACCACTCCAAAAATGATcttgattctctttttttttctattttcatgaACGATTGTTCATCATAAAAGAAattcttttttgaaattatgGGAGGAATTGTCTATATTTTGTTACTAAAGATCAGTTCTTTTTATTGTAATAACTCGTTCTCCAAATTCAATGTCTTTTTGatctgtgaaaaaaaaaattgagcaaagagaaaacaagaaagagaagaagtgggACCTAGTAGTTACAGCTTGTTTTGGTTTCAACTAGCAAACGTAACGAAAAAGGAAGAAAGTTAGAAAAAAGTGTTCTGGTAGTTGAAAGTGACTTATTGTgttataaaaaacttaaaactgtcTCTCAGTGTAATTCTTTCTTAAAGTgtaataaaaactcataaactgTCTTATAGTGTAAATCACTCtgtaataaaaaacttaaaactgtcTTAGAATGAAAATAACTCAAGATTCAATTTGCTCCTAAAAAAACGTAACTAACGATTGTTTTTCAACTTTTCTTAGTTGgtgatttgaattttaaaatattaaatccgTGTGGTGGGCCTTAAGATGAAGGGAAGCccgattttattaataatagagtaaaaccggatctgaagaagaaattatttatttttctctctcCTTTTACCGAGAACAAAAAGTGGAGAACGAATAGGTGATTTCCGGCGAAGAAAAAAACGGCAAGGCGTAACGACGTTAAAAGCATGTCTCGGCGGCGGAGTCTGGGGAAAAAAAGATAGCTGATGGTAAGTTAACTTCAGTTTTGCTTTGATGGCTAGATTGGTTAAttttgatgttgttttctttgagCCTGATTCTCTTTGTTTCATAGAAACAGTGGCGGTAGAGGATGTAAAGGGAAGTCTCCCAGAAAGGCTTTTTGCAATGGATCGGTACCCATGCGAGAGGATCAATATGTACTCAACGATTGATAATCTACAGTGCGTTAGAGACGCACTAAACGGCACGGAGGAGATGGCCCTATTGTTGAGGTCTTGCTTTGGAAGCCTTCAGTTTTGGGTGTTTAAAGCCATCCCAGCTTTGCTTAAGCGTTAGTTGGGGACGATGAGTAAAAGCTGTTGAATTATGTTGGTGAGAAGGTTACACAACATACTAGGTTGGTTCTGTATAGATGTACATGTGGACCTGTAAACGAATGTGTGTTTGGCTGTACATATGGACATGTGAATGAATGTGCGTTTGGTTGTACATGTGAACACATATTATATGGTGTCTAGCAATTTTCTTTAATTATGTGTACTGAGAAAATAGGTTGTGTACACTATCTGAGTTGTACATGGATGCGCGTATGAAGCTATACATATTCTCAAGCTTCAAATCGTTGGGGATGGTCTTATTCCTATGGTATACATCAATGACTAAGAAATTGAAGCCTCAATCTATGTATACTTTCTCCATGTTTAtcctttttcatattttttgtttgtttgttgatgttttcttgttgtTGGCTTTTGAAGACATAGTTttagtttgatatttataacgttcatctatatatataaaatttactatcCACATGTACAATGATTCATGTGTACACTGtctaacatatatatgtacattGTCTAACAAAATTTCATGTATACATTATATGAGTTGTACATATGTACACATATGAAGCTATACATATTCTCAAGCTTCAAATCGCTGTGGATGGTCTTATTCTATGGTATACATTAACGACAACGGAAATTGAGTTTTGTAAAAATTCCGAAAAGCATTCACACGATAAGTCTTCGAGAAAGGTTACTCAAGACCTCGGACAACGGATACCGGACAGCGAAACACCCATTGTCCAACTCCCCGAAGGGATGAGTTGGACTGGATACACCGACGAACTCTCCCATTCGGCagatccaactcgccgaacgggaGAGTTGGAACGACCGAGCCGTCCAATTCATagaacgggcgagttggaccaATCATCCTGCCTTCATCCCGTCCTCACAGCTctctctccccccccccccccccgcttTTGGATTGGATCGAACttgctcttgtttcatctcgatcgAAGTCAccgttggaactttacgattAAAAACCGTAAAAACTCGTTGTCTCGTATGAAGTTTGATATGATCGTATAAAACAACAACGGTTAACTAAAACACCTCGAACTGCCTCCGCTATACGAGAAACTCGAACCTTCTTTGGAATCGGTGTCATTTCGGAAGCGCTCTTTCGATAAATAGTAAAAACGCTCAAGTCGGAAAACGGCCCGAAAAAGTTCAGAACGCCGCTAGAAGCCCACTTCCGGTTTTACACGAAATCGAGCCCAGTCGTTATGACGGCTTATCTTTTATATCGcaagagaagataaatgtcatgTTCGaaagataaatgtgaagtttccaaagataaatatgaagatcaaagagaaatggaatatttccgcgaagcGATAAAATTGACCGAGGGCAGAATGGGAAAGTGCAAACCGCTTCtagaggagtatataaggaggttGAGGTCGAAGATACAGGAGGGACACAATTCTTTTTACTTTTAGAAccctctgcacttagaaacgtTAGGCATTATTCTCTACATGTTCTGTTTCTATGACTGACActcgattactagacgaactcgaaAAGGCGGCTCGATctcttgttctactcttttAATCGAGCTACGTTCGGCTTAAtactcgaaagaggtacgtaggcagcctttcataaggttcagtccgaaatcaatcaaaacctttttcatatctttttgtcttttgttatcgagttgTGACTCAACTaagttttaggttgctagaactaggtaatttGCTGGcagctcttgcggccgaagcttttataatgtcttgtaatgatcgcaacgctcttacgcggattcgaaataagatctaccttttTCAATGAGTTCGTTTCGTTATCTTTTtgtattttccgcatttatttggtcacttgtcgttggctctcgtaGATAATCCGGGACCTCAGAGAAAGTTGGGGTTTCTtgactttcctccgattacgGAAATCGATGGTgtaaattttggttcccacagctGAGATATAGTACACATTCGACATCTTCTTCCTCACACTGTTCTTGAAGACAAAGTTGATAGAGCCCTTTCCTTTTATGTCAATGCGGGAGTCATCAACAAACTTAACTTTCCCCGTGATCGTCTCATCTAGCGTGGTGAAGTAAGAGCGATCTCCAGTCATCTGGTTACTGGCTCCATTGTCCAGATACCACACATTACTCTTGTCCAGATTTGTCTCAAAGGTATCAAGCTTCACCTTCTCCTCGTTAAGAAACAAAACTTCATTCAACATCAACTCATCAGCTTCGTGTGTGTTGTTTTCTTCTTTCGCTTCTTGTGCATCCTGGATCAGCTTGAGTAGACGATCAGGACAGTCACTTGCATAATGTCCTACCTTGTCACACCGGTAGCATGTAATCCCCGTTGCATCTCTCGCAGCACCAGATCGTCCATGACCCCTTCCTCTGTTATAGAATATTCCACCACGACCATGGCCTCTATTGGTTCCATTAAAACTTCGCCCATACTGCTGATCCGAGTTAGCATACATAAGTTTGCTCTGCTCTTCCCCagtttcttcttcctcgcttACACGCTCTTCGTAGTCCTTCAAACGACCGATGATATCTTCAAAACTGGTCATTTTGAGATCCAAACCTTGCTCCAACGCAGCTACGATGTGTATGTATTTTCTGTGGGGAAGACTCTTTAGGAACTTCTTAACAAGCTTTGATTCTTATATTTCTTCTCTGAGTGCAGCAGACTTTGAGGATATCTCAGAAATCCTTCTGGAATCAATGGTCTCGTTGTCTTTCATTTTCAAGCGATTAAATTCCGCCATAAGTGTTTGTAGGCGAGCTTCCTTGACCCTATCAGCACCCATATGTCTCGTCTTGATGGCATCCCAAACCTTTTTCACCAAGTCCAGTTCACCTACTTGCAGAACAAGTGACTCAGGTATGGATTGTACTAATAAATCCAAGGCCATGTTGTttctttcatcatcttctccttGTCTCTCAATGATATCCCATGCTTTGTGTACCTTCGGCATAATTTTCATCTTGATTACCCATACAGTGTAATTTGTGGAACTTAGTATAGGGCATTTTATCGAAGATGATCCTGTCTCCTTTGGTTTCGTCGTAGCAACCGTAAGATCCCCCATCATTTCAAtttgtggctctgataccaagtaTTGAAAACAGATAAACGATTGCTCTTGTGTATAAGAATAACTCTCTTATATTGCCTCGGTAAAACTCACTCAAACCTCAAATACTCATAAAACTCATACATACTATCATAACTAGATGGATGTATATATAAAGCTAAAACCGTAAAACATAATCTTAATGCTTTTATTGTTGTAGATAACTCCTAAAATATCTCACCATCTTTATCTTCGATCTCGGATAGACTATGATCCCTTTTAGCTTGTACGGCAAATCTTCAGTCTTGATCTATCATCTTCAAGCTTATCTCAACAGATCCAAGATTGGTCGATATCATCGATCAGTGCTCATTCTCTTGTACATATCGCagcgaaaagaaaagaagaaacatatttcatttttcatatACAGTATTTTAattctctttaataattttaacatcGATGAGCGTCAATAATATGGACATCTTTGCTACAAATGTAGAATACGGCTTAAAGATCTTCACGAACCTTAGGATCGCCAAAGACCTTGAAGGTCCTCTTTCTGTACCGTTTGGGAAACAATTGAAATTTCCTTTTGCTTGTGAGTAAGAGAGACAATCTTACGTATCACTGAATTTATTCCCTCCGTCCACTTACCAATTTTCTGTTAGTTGACTCTATTAGAATTACAAGAACGAGTCTGTTAGAGAGTTAGTTATAAACTCATGTATACAAACTTCCCTTATTAATGGTTTCCTAATTTTCCACGGTCAACAAATAAGATTCtaccaacaaaaagaaaatttacaaaactAAGATAATGTTGTTGGCCACTTAGGAATAAGGAAAACAGAACATTTCTCACCTAAGCCTATGCAGAAGATAGCATAAAAGACTCAGCTCAACCAACAACAGTTAATTcttgaagttaaaaaaaaaaattgagtagCTAAAGAGATTTAGATGCAGATAATTCACAGTTTCATAGATCTCATCTTCCATGCCCTTCCAAGATTGTATGAGAAACAAACGTAGGCATTGACAAATTCCTTGAATTGGGCACACCAATGTTAAATGATGCTAGCATTGACACTGGCATAAAAGCTCCGATACCTGGAGAATATGGTGAGAAATCTGGCAAGGGTATGCTCTGGTTTAGGTATTGCACCACTTGTCCCATGGCAGGTCTTGATTCTGGGTCAGCATTTGTGCAGAGCAACCCGAGTTTAAGAACCATCTCCACTTCCTCGGTTAAGAATTCTCCTCCCAATCTTGGATCTCTGGTCTCGAGTAAAGAATCACTTCTCCAGCATTCACAAACCCACTTGACCAGATATTGCTTTTCCACGGGCAGCTCGGGTTCTACAGGTCGTCTTCCACAAGTTACTTCAAGAATGAAAGCACCAAAGGCATACACATCAGTTCTTGTAGAAGTCCCCATTGTTATTAGCTCAGGTGCCATGTAACCTATGGTTCCCACCGCAGCTGTTGAAGATAAGTTGGCTCTGGGGTCATGAAACCCAGCCATTCCAAAATCTCCTAACCTTCCATTACCCTCGGAATCTAACATGACGTTAGAAGCTTTAATATCCCGGTGCAAAACAGCTGGACTAGCTCCTGTATGCAGGTAACTAATAGCCGAGGCAATGTCGTTAAGAATAGAAATCCTTTGCAACCATGAAAGAGATGGGTTTCGGTTATGAAACAAGTACTGATCAAGACTACCGCAGGGCATGTACTCAGATACCAGAAGTAACTCACCTTTTCTTCTACAATACCCGAGAAGAGGAACCAAGTTCCGATGCTGTAAGCTTCCCATAGTCACAACTTCAGCCACAAACTGCTTCATTCCTTGCTCTGCATCGTGTGACAGTCGTTTTACAGCTATATGCCTGCTTAGGGGAAGAGTTCCTTTGTAGACTTCTCCAAACCCACCTCTCCCTATAAGACCATCTCTCCCAAACCCATTTGTTGCTTTATACAGAGATTTGTAGGAGAATCGGTGTGGACCGTATTCCCTTTCCCAGGACTCTCTTACTTCTGCATACTTATTCCTCCTATACAGATAAAGTCCTCCAAGAACTATCAGTACAAGGATCACCAACACGACAACCAAACCAATAAGCAGTGGAGATAGTTTATCTCTAGGAAGAGGAGCCTTCTCTGGTTCATCTTGGGGAAGAGGAGCGTGAGGGAGTTTAGAGAGGTCCAGGGCCTGAAATAGTTCTTTGCTCCTACTAAAACTCCACCCAAGTATATACTGGTTACTGGTCAGTTGCCCTGTAGATGCGGAGAAGCCCACAAAAATCTTATCTTCAAATATTTCTGAAAGATTTATGGATCTTGACATAAGAGGCCGGTTTGGTTTTTCTATGTTTATAGGGGCTAGTGAAACACTAAGCAACGTTCCATCGTAGTCCACCCACACCTGGATAGGCTCTCCACTCAAGAGATTTATGTTTACATTACTCCCCAGCGCACTGGAAAAGTAAGATGGGAGGGCAGACTCAACAGATAGTGGGCTGTTTACACTAATCCCAACGTGAGGCTTTTCCAGCACATCAAACTCTACCGTACTAACAGTGTCGAGTTCAATAGCTAGAAGATGAGGGGAGGAAGTCCCATTTGTTGGGATGCTGAAGACGCCCAAGTACTGAGTTGGAGATGCATGAGAGAGATTCATGGAAGGAGATACAACGAAGGCAATCCCATGGCCACCATCAGCTCCCAACTTAGGAGGCACCAGGGCGCACACAAAATGCGTAAAGAATTCAGATGGAGCAAAATCAAATGACTGCTTGAAGAAAGCATGACCCACTTGCCGCTCTGTAGTATTTGTCAACTGCAAAAGCCTACCAGGAAGGATCTTGGCGAGACCATCGGTAAAAAGGTCTGCTTGGTCGAAACCATTGTAGACAAACCTGGTTTCTTGTTGACTTGACAGGCAAGTAAGATAAATGCAGGAGATGATCAAAACCAAATGCAGTGTACAATCCATATCTACTGGGAGCGAGAAATTGTGGGGTTTTTTTTCTGCATAGATGTTTTCTCTTCGGGAACAAACAATCTGTGGACCTGCAAAACAAGATCTACTCATAAATTCAGGAAAAAGTCAAACTAACATTTTCTCCTATGGAACTGTAGCCAGGAAACGCAAAATATATTCCAAATAGGCATTACAAATTTGACCATGAATATGATAATAGAATTCAAGAAACCATGACAACTATAATAACTAATATAATCCATCATGTTAATTAAATACTGCTGTAAATTTGTTGTATGGTCTTCTCTGGTTATTCCAAGGTCAATTGAAGCAAACAAGAAAGCAATCAAAGTACTTACCTGTAGCAGACATATTTCATTCTTCTACCACAAGAAATCTGAAATGCCTTGGAGTTGAGCTAGTTCTAGCATTCAGAATGTAAAAGTTGTGGTGTTGATATTGGTGTTAGTAGAATAAGAGGTAGTGAGTTCGAATCTCCTTAGaagactttaaaaaaaaaattcagaatcaGTTAATtaatagatctttttttttttactattttgctTTTATCCCTATAAAGACTAGGAGCGGCTCTGTCTCGAAGGTCAACTGAAGTAAACAAGAAAGCAATCAAAATACTTATTGGTATCAGACATGTTTCATTCttgaaaaaattacacataaggTCACTTTTTGACTTTACAATTACATAAAAAGTCACATTGCGCTTGAAGCACATATTTTCCTTGTTGATTGTCTAATATATCTTTCTAGTGTAAGCTCAGTCTGGTTACCTATTTTGAAGccgaaactaaaaaaaaattgtgactTTTCCCAATCTCTCACAAAttacaaaccctaatctctttCGACAATTCATCTATGTCTTGGATCATTTGTTCAAACAATTCATTATATGGATCACCTTATACCCCCAAAACCCACGCATCAGCCGTACACCCTAGAGC comes from the Brassica napus cultivar Da-Ae chromosome A7, Da-Ae, whole genome shotgun sequence genome and includes:
- the LOC106376486 gene encoding L-type lectin-domain containing receptor kinase I.3-like isoform X1 → MSRSCFAGPQIVCSRRENIYAEKKPHNFSLPVDMDCTLHLVLIISCIYLTCLSSQQETRFVYNGFDQADLFTDGLAKILPGRLLQLTNTTERQVGHAFFKQSFDFAPSEFFTHFVCALVPPKLGADGGHGIAFVVSPSMNLSHASPTQYLGVFSIPTNGTSSPHLLAIELDTVSTVEFDVLEKPHVGISVNSPLSVESALPSYFSSALGSNVNINLLSGEPIQVWVDYDGTLLSVSLAPINIEKPNRPLMSRSINLSEIFEDKIFVGFSASTGQLTSNQYILGWSFSRSKELFQALDLSKLPHAPLPQDEPEKAPLPRDKLSPLLIGLVVVLVILVLIVLGGLYLYRRNKYAEVRESWEREYGPHRFSYKSLYKATNGFGRDGLIGRGGFGEVYKGTLPLSRHIAVKRLSHDAEQGMKQFVAEVVTMGSLQHRNLVPLLGYCRRKGELLLVSEYMPCGSLDQYLFHNRNPSLSWLQRISILNDIASAISYLHTGASPAVLHRDIKASNVMLDSEGNGRLGDFGMAGFHDPRANLSSTAAVGTIGYMAPELITMGTSTRTDVYAFGAFILEVTCGRRPVEPELPVEKQYLVKWVCECWRSDSLLETRDPRLGGEFLTEEVEMVLKLGLLCTNADPESRPAMGQVVQYLNQSIPLPDFSPYSPGIGAFMPVSMLASFNIGVPNSRNLSMPTFVSHTILEGHGR
- the LOC106376486 gene encoding L-type lectin-domain containing receptor kinase I.3-like isoform X2 translates to MSRSCFAGPQIVCSRRENIYAEKKPHNFSLPVDMDCTLHLVLIISCIYLTCLSSQQETRFVYNGFDQADLFTDGLAKILPGRLLQLTNTTERQVGHAFFKQSFDFAPSEFFTHFVCALVPPKLGADGGHGIAFVVSPSMNLSHASPTQYLGVFSIPTNGTSSPHLLAIELDTVSTVEFDVLEKPHVGISVNSPLSVESALPSYFSSALGSNVNINLLSGEPIQVWVDYDGTLLSVSLAPINIEKPNRPLMSRSINLSEIFEDKIFVGFSASTGQLTSNQYILGWSFSRSKELFQALDLSKLPHAPLPQDEPEKAPLPRDKLSPLLIGLVVVLVILVLIVLGGLYLYRRNKYAEVRESWEREYGPHRFSYKSLYKATNGFGRDGLIGRGGFGEVYKGTLPLSRHIAVKRLSHDAEQGMKQFVAEVVTMGSLQHRNLVPLLGYCRRKGELLLVSEYMPCGSLDQYLFHNRNPSLSWLQRISILNDIASAISYLHTGASPAVLHRDIKASNVMLDSEGNGRLGDFGMAGFHDPRANLSSTAAVGTIGYMAPELITMGTSTRTDVYAFGAFILEVTCGRRPVEPELPVEKQYLVKWVPESRPAMGQVVQYLNQSIPLPDFSPYSPGIGAFMPVSMLASFNIGVPNSRNLSMPTFVSHTILEGHGR